Proteins found in one Pelmatolapia mariae isolate MD_Pm_ZW linkage group LG7, Pm_UMD_F_2, whole genome shotgun sequence genomic segment:
- the hcar2 gene encoding C-C chemokine receptor type 8: protein MEVFYVNSSLLFISHRPLNSTAVEKTVYESCRNMPAVLIWYLSLQFTNMFLGIPANVTVLWLIHKNKRDSSTSDIFILHLAVLDVLFCLIPPLELVNLVFLTTTTSTWYVLRFFYGMKDSSPFFLSCICLDRYMAVVHPIIFTKLKDRLHRAVLAIVVWLIILAYAAAKCAGNIVNFDKVFTVMILGAFAFMVYCNVAILWVLRQSRPGGDAMHPVKKKAFKMVLIILAIIVFNYFPPVALFPFKEYFSPDVFRCYIHYIAFGLMDFSSTIQPVLYLSKEGLPWSITCSQRSNT, encoded by the coding sequence ATGGAGGTTTTCTACGTCAATTCGTCTCTGCTCTTCATCTCTCACAGACCGCTCAACTCCACTGCGGTTGAGAAGACAGTGTACGAGTCCTGCAGAAACATGCCTGCCGTACTTATCTGGTATCTGAGCCTGCAGTTCACTAACATGTTCCTAGGCATCCCAGCCAACGTCACGGTGCTGTGGCTCATCCACAAGAACAAACGCGACTCTTCCACCTCTGACATCTTCATCCTTCATCTGGCAGTTCTGGACGTCCTCTTCTGTCTCATCCCTCCCCTGGAGCTCGTAAACCTCGTCTTCCTCACCACGACCACCAGCACCTGGTACGTCCTGCGCTTCTTCTACGGCATGAAAGACTCCTCgcccttcttcctctcctgcatCTGCCTGGACCGCTACATGGCCGTGGTCCACCCCATCATCTTCACTAAGCTCAAAGACCGTCTGCACAGGGCAGTCCTGGCCATTGTGGTCTGGCTGATCATTCTGGCCTATGCGGCTGCCAAATGCGCAGGAAACATCGTTAACTTCGATAAGGTCTTCACGGTGATGATCCTCGGAGCGTTCGCCTTCATGGTGTACTGCAACGTAGCGATCCTCTGGGTGCTGAGGCAGTCGCGGCCTGGCGGAGATGCCATGCATCCCGTCAAGAAGAAAGCCTTCAAGATGGTCCTCATTATCCTGGCTATCATAGTGTTCAACTACTTTCCACCTGTCGCACTCTTCCCCTTCAAAGAGTACTTTTCCCCCGATGTGTTTCGCTGCTATATTCACTACATCGCCTTCGGCTTGATGGACTTCAGCAGCACCATTCAGCCTGTGCTGTATCTGTCCAAGGAGGGGCTGCCATGGAGCATCACCTGCAGCCAGAGGAGCAACACTTAA